A region from the Pseudomonas sp. P8_229 genome encodes:
- a CDS encoding SDR family NAD(P)-dependent oxidoreductase translates to MNFNAKIALVVGGTRGIGFDVSQKLIDAGCICYITGRNEDDGLTAQSRLGENCTFIPSDVTDEASVIELFRIINDKHGRLDLAVNNAGVTSRHAPIRDMDFPDWKRVLEINLLGPLLLLKHETNLISKHAGGSIVNVSSCAGLLGVAKQSAYSTSKAALNMLTQVCAIECAEEALPERHSIRVNAVCPGPTLGGMNSEERLKANPESTKHKLQVTAMKRFANPGEISAAILWLLSDASSFVTGTVMPVDGGFSAGKF, encoded by the coding sequence ATGAACTTCAACGCCAAGATCGCCCTTGTTGTCGGCGGCACACGCGGGATCGGTTTCGATGTCAGCCAGAAGCTGATCGACGCCGGCTGCATCTGCTACATCACCGGGCGCAACGAGGACGATGGCCTGACCGCGCAAAGTCGCCTCGGCGAAAACTGCACGTTCATCCCAAGCGACGTCACCGACGAAGCCTCGGTGATCGAGCTGTTCCGCATCATCAACGACAAACACGGTCGCCTTGATCTGGCTGTCAACAATGCCGGCGTCACCTCCAGGCACGCGCCGATCCGTGACATGGATTTCCCAGACTGGAAACGCGTGCTGGAGATCAATCTGCTGGGCCCGCTGCTGTTGCTCAAGCACGAGACCAACCTGATCTCGAAACACGCCGGCGGCTCGATCGTGAACGTTTCGTCCTGCGCCGGTCTGCTCGGGGTTGCCAAGCAAAGTGCCTACTCCACCAGCAAGGCTGCGCTGAACATGCTCACGCAGGTGTGCGCGATCGAGTGCGCGGAAGAAGCCTTGCCTGAGCGGCATTCGATTCGCGTCAACGCCGTATGCCCCGGCCCGACACTGGGCGGCATGAACTCGGAAGAACGCCTGAAAGCCAACCCGGAATCGACCAAACACAAGCTGCAGGTGACGGCGATGAAGCGTTTCGCCAATCCGGGCGAAATCTCTGCCGCGATCCTGTGGCTGCTGAGCGACGCGTCTTCGTTTGTCACCGGCACCGTGATGCCGGTTGATGGCGGTTTTTCCGCCGGTAAATTCTGA
- a CDS encoding SDR family oxidoreductase — protein MHTVKRNATTGSREKGKQRVFITGVSSGIGEALAQLHLQNGHTVFGTSRRQPYQLMDHPNFHFRPFDLSRPSAMGELFKDNFATVLEQGVDRFFLNAGVSGNVPGRGGEFSLDELQHVLNVNVLANKAILDLMLSAAHRPATCVLSASMAGVRFRAGTLPYSLSKAALKALGGVYAEENPEIFFAVLGLCNVDTGLSRQVSFSQRTADFPDLKSLQQRALAPGYMVSPAQRAIDILAMIDAPDAYGIKSGLFVDMRTALADHQKAHQSSSQA, from the coding sequence ATGCACACGGTCAAACGCAACGCCACCACAGGTTCCCGCGAGAAGGGCAAACAGCGGGTGTTCATCACCGGCGTGAGCAGCGGCATCGGCGAGGCGCTGGCGCAGCTGCATCTGCAAAACGGGCACACGGTTTTTGGCACCTCGCGCCGTCAGCCGTATCAGTTGATGGATCATCCGAACTTCCACTTTCGGCCATTCGACCTCTCCCGGCCGAGCGCGATGGGCGAGCTGTTCAAGGACAACTTTGCCACCGTTCTGGAGCAGGGCGTCGACCGGTTTTTCCTCAATGCCGGGGTCAGCGGAAACGTGCCGGGGCGTGGCGGGGAGTTCTCGCTGGATGAGTTGCAGCATGTGCTCAACGTCAACGTGCTGGCGAACAAAGCCATTCTCGATTTGATGCTGTCTGCAGCGCATCGTCCAGCGACCTGCGTGCTGTCAGCCTCGATGGCCGGCGTACGCTTTCGTGCGGGTACGCTGCCGTACAGCCTGTCGAAAGCTGCGCTGAAGGCATTGGGTGGCGTTTATGCCGAGGAAAATCCGGAGATCTTCTTCGCCGTGCTCGGCCTGTGCAACGTCGACACCGGTCTGTCGCGGCAGGTGAGCTTCAGCCAGCGCACCGCTGACTTTCCTGACCTCAAGTCGCTACAGCAACGAGCCTTGGCGCCTGGCTACATGGTCTCGCCCGCGCAACGCGCAATCGACATCCTGGCGATGATCGACGCACCCGACGCCTACGGGATCAAGAGCGGGCTATTTGTCGACATGCGCACGGCGCTGGCCGATCACCAGAAAGCGCACCAGTCATCGTCTCAAGCGTAG
- a CDS encoding acyl carrier protein → MVDLVKVRASIAEILFIPVAELHGETVLENSDNWDSMARIGIIALVFEQVGVSVSGEEIERVVTVQDLFDLIDRKIKDAA, encoded by the coding sequence ATGGTTGATCTGGTAAAAGTGCGCGCAAGCATCGCTGAAATCCTGTTCATTCCGGTGGCCGAGTTGCACGGCGAAACTGTGCTGGAAAACAGCGACAACTGGGACTCGATGGCGCGAATCGGGATTATCGCGCTGGTGTTCGAACAAGTCGGCGTGAGCGTGTCGGGCGAGGAGATCGAGCGTGTGGTCACGGTGCAGGATCTGTTCGATCTGATCGACCGGAAAATCAAGGACGCCGCATGA
- a CDS encoding AfsA-related hotdog domain-containing protein, which produces MNNDCISPDLLHKGSADDVLICAPRDALPLYLDETLIEANGHNPLVRNYALSANQQRRFEIAPDLQKKSRMDGVGADDEWNKVRALPYQIVAAQMGAVQAKGDNLEFAVAALCESIPPIRRASSFRFINNADNYFFYRKAHEHVPGTMFIEAARQAVYHHLYHHTDHARGAVTVSVNELNSSFFAYAELMYPIELVVDNMTPSDATSPKKIHLRVAFYQRQTLFATVDTKATVIDMPLFEKTRNIFIYSNDWFAPLQPLTLACTLSDKQGRRAEVQLLGLGKSGCVTTASDLPDPVSLNIVYDGKFSFTAGIRRVGQGEHSSWEFAEVDFNGLQVISDMIKRGFIYLDEPALAALKQ; this is translated from the coding sequence ATGAATAACGACTGCATTTCGCCCGACCTCCTGCACAAAGGTTCGGCTGACGACGTATTGATTTGCGCCCCTAGAGACGCGCTACCGTTGTATCTGGACGAAACCCTGATTGAGGCCAACGGGCATAACCCGCTGGTGCGCAACTATGCCTTGAGCGCCAACCAGCAGCGGCGCTTCGAGATTGCGCCCGATCTGCAGAAAAAGAGCCGGATGGACGGCGTGGGTGCCGATGATGAATGGAACAAGGTCAGGGCACTACCCTACCAGATCGTCGCCGCGCAGATGGGGGCGGTCCAGGCGAAGGGCGACAACCTGGAGTTTGCCGTTGCCGCCTTGTGCGAATCGATTCCGCCGATCCGCCGCGCCAGTTCGTTTCGCTTCATCAATAACGCCGACAACTACTTCTTCTACCGCAAGGCGCACGAACATGTGCCGGGGACGATGTTCATCGAAGCTGCGCGCCAGGCGGTCTATCACCACCTGTACCACCACACCGACCATGCGCGTGGTGCTGTGACCGTCAGCGTCAATGAGCTGAACTCGAGTTTTTTCGCCTACGCCGAGCTGATGTATCCAATCGAGCTGGTGGTCGACAACATGACCCCGAGCGATGCCACGTCGCCAAAGAAAATCCATCTGCGGGTCGCGTTCTATCAACGCCAGACCTTGTTCGCCACGGTCGACACCAAAGCCACCGTGATCGATATGCCGCTGTTCGAAAAGACACGCAACATCTTCATCTACTCCAACGACTGGTTTGCACCGCTGCAACCGTTGACGCTGGCCTGCACCCTGAGCGACAAGCAGGGCCGCCGCGCCGAGGTGCAGTTGTTGGGCCTGGGTAAAAGCGGCTGCGTGACGACAGCATCGGATCTGCCCGACCCGGTCAGCCTGAATATCGTTTACGACGGCAAATTCAGTTTTACCGCCGGCATCCGCCGCGTCGGGCAGGGCGAGCATTCGTCGTGGGAGTTCGCCGAGGTGGATTTCAATGGCTTGCAGGTGATCAGCGACATGATCAAGCGCGGTTTTATCTACCTCGATGAACCGGCGCTTGCGGCACTGAAGCAATGA
- a CDS encoding NADH:flavin oxidoreductase has product MIKENPAFKAATQALYFGAHAVAKNRLYFSSLGMDLCDEHGFPQPAFFSVYQALMDGGAGFGFLGNASVDADARYNSRGLRLTSAAHAQALRPLFEAARARGFPLGVQLQHYGPQSLPSKQGIILTPSAIASPTILSAHPEARAMAMTEAQIQRCIEQFCAAARYAQQAGATLIQLQASNGYLISSFLSPKTNRREDDWGGTPLKRARLLLAIVAGIREATDHKVAVTVRLGMDDGLGEEGQHAALLGDVVAALEASGVAAITCSLGISETFRFFFKNTEQALAMARAGCRYLKRFVRIPLGFTGSVADVAQADEIIASGDADFVGFGRAMLADQRFVAKQLAGRADQVNRCRGDAFCFRDKKDPMAERVYCCVNPDYRRPEQLQQHYEETLK; this is encoded by the coding sequence ATGATCAAGGAAAACCCCGCCTTCAAGGCAGCCACCCAGGCGTTGTATTTCGGCGCGCATGCGGTGGCGAAGAACCGACTGTATTTTTCCTCGCTCGGCATGGATTTGTGTGACGAACACGGCTTCCCGCAGCCGGCGTTTTTTTCGGTCTATCAAGCCTTGATGGACGGTGGTGCCGGCTTTGGTTTTCTCGGTAATGCCAGCGTCGACGCCGATGCGCGCTACAACAGCCGTGGGCTGCGGCTGACCTCGGCGGCTCACGCACAGGCCCTGCGTCCGCTGTTTGAAGCGGCGCGGGCGCGGGGTTTTCCGCTCGGGGTACAACTGCAGCATTACGGGCCGCAGTCTCTGCCGTCGAAGCAGGGGATTATTCTGACCCCCAGCGCCATCGCGTCCCCGACCATCCTCAGTGCGCATCCCGAGGCGCGGGCGATGGCAATGACCGAGGCGCAGATCCAGCGCTGCATCGAGCAGTTCTGTGCCGCCGCGCGCTACGCGCAACAGGCCGGGGCTACGCTGATCCAGTTGCAGGCATCCAACGGTTATCTGATCAGCAGCTTCCTCTCGCCGAAGACCAACCGGCGCGAAGATGACTGGGGTGGCACGCCGCTCAAGCGTGCCAGGCTGTTGCTCGCCATCGTGGCTGGCATCCGCGAGGCCACCGACCACAAGGTCGCGGTCACCGTGCGCCTGGGCATGGACGACGGCCTGGGCGAGGAAGGGCAGCACGCCGCGTTGCTGGGTGATGTCGTCGCCGCGCTGGAGGCCAGTGGGGTCGCGGCCATTACCTGTTCGCTGGGCATCAGCGAGACCTTCCGTTTCTTTTTCAAAAATACCGAACAGGCCCTGGCCATGGCGCGCGCCGGCTGCCGCTATCTGAAGCGTTTCGTGCGGATTCCACTGGGCTTTACCGGCTCGGTCGCGGACGTGGCGCAAGCCGATGAGATCATCGCCAGTGGTGATGCCGATTTCGTCGGGTTCGGCCGCGCCATGCTCGCCGACCAGCGCTTTGTCGCCAAGCAACTGGCGGGCCGAGCGGATCAGGTCAATCGCTGCCGGGGCGATGCCTTTTGTTTCCGCGACAAAAAAGATCCCATGGCCGAGCGCGTTTACTGCTGCGTCAATCCTGACTATCGACGGCCAGAACAACTACAACAGCACTATGAGGAAACCCTGAAATGA
- a CDS encoding fatty acid--CoA ligase family protein has translation MQVAAFLAHLKSAGSQMAIVSDEGRFTYDQLHAQINAYGAELAEKSVRDSCVLLVDNYSFNSVCMLFALWLHNNVVALSVPKGEEQLATLAGGAGARFSVIGGAPEFALIPHGNHQVPPTVDGLLARHQAGFIVFSSGSTGPAKGVVHSIAPFFERYLSAEHCGAILAFLLFDHIGGLVTVLQALATHGTLILPNERSPQEVGRCIELFNVQTLHVSPTLLNLATITGVFQKWDTTSLQRIYFGSEPSSPEAIQRIANVMPQVQLQQLYGMSEIGVLPCRSKDGDSAWMKIEDPNYSLRVVDGILHVRGATNMLGYLASAGDLSSDGYLITHDLAEEHEGYFRVTGRAVDLINVGGKKVFPSHVESVLMGLENVSDVVVYAQPNPLLGQIVAARFTLFEPEALEAFKVRLYQHVRGVLAPEQLPRVVSIAETPLYTSRFKKMRHPGVLAQS, from the coding sequence ATGCAAGTAGCAGCATTTTTGGCTCATCTGAAAAGCGCCGGCAGCCAAATGGCGATCGTCAGCGATGAGGGGCGATTTACCTATGATCAGTTGCACGCGCAAATAAACGCTTATGGTGCGGAGCTGGCGGAAAAGTCCGTCCGCGATTCGTGCGTGCTGCTGGTCGATAACTACAGCTTCAACAGCGTCTGCATGCTGTTCGCATTGTGGCTGCACAACAACGTCGTGGCGCTTTCTGTGCCCAAGGGCGAGGAGCAACTGGCGACGCTGGCCGGCGGCGCGGGCGCGCGGTTTTCGGTGATCGGCGGGGCGCCGGAGTTTGCGCTTATCCCTCACGGCAACCATCAGGTACCGCCCACGGTCGACGGGCTGCTGGCGCGGCATCAGGCCGGGTTCATTGTGTTTTCTTCAGGCTCGACCGGCCCGGCCAAGGGCGTGGTGCACAGCATTGCGCCGTTCTTCGAGCGCTATCTGAGTGCGGAGCACTGCGGCGCGATCCTGGCGTTTCTGCTGTTCGATCATATCGGTGGGCTGGTCACGGTCCTGCAAGCGCTGGCGACGCATGGCACGTTGATTCTGCCCAACGAGCGTTCGCCGCAAGAGGTCGGTCGCTGCATCGAATTGTTCAATGTGCAAACCCTGCACGTGTCGCCGACGCTGCTGAACCTGGCGACGATCACCGGGGTCTTCCAGAAGTGGGACACGACCAGTTTGCAGCGCATCTATTTCGGCTCGGAGCCGAGTTCGCCGGAGGCCATCCAGCGCATTGCCAACGTGATGCCGCAGGTGCAATTGCAGCAGTTGTACGGGATGTCGGAAATCGGTGTGCTGCCGTGCCGCAGCAAGGACGGCGACAGCGCATGGATGAAGATCGAAGACCCGAATTACAGCCTGCGGGTGGTCGACGGCATTCTGCACGTGCGCGGCGCGACCAACATGCTCGGCTACCTGGCGAGCGCTGGCGACCTGTCGAGTGACGGCTACCTGATTACCCATGATCTGGCCGAGGAGCACGAAGGCTACTTTCGGGTCACGGGGCGCGCGGTCGATCTGATCAACGTCGGCGGCAAGAAGGTGTTTCCGTCGCACGTGGAAAGCGTGCTGATGGGCCTGGAAAACGTCTCTGACGTGGTGGTCTACGCACAACCCAACCCATTGCTCGGGCAGATCGTTGCGGCGCGTTTCACGCTGTTCGAGCCGGAAGCGCTGGAGGCGTTCAAGGTCCGCCTGTATCAGCACGTTCGCGGCGTTCTGGCCCCGGAACAACTGCCACGGGTGGTGTCCATTGCCGAGACTCCGCTGTACACCAGCCGCTTCAAGAAAATGCGTCACCCCGGCGTTCTCGCCCAGTCGTGA
- a CDS encoding ketoacyl-ACP synthase III: MSLLTIEGVAIRAVTAALPERRVTEEDFAELFGAKEVARIAKSTGIQSIRETRTLHTSDLIIAACRNLLDQGHAVAADIDGLIVVTQTPDSWVPGVGFVVQQALGLPQHCLVLNVAAGCSGYISALVQAGALISSGACKKILLCTGDVTTRILDERDRHVKMLFGDAASATLLEPGAGKFEFICGADGSGGAALQSDIAYAREEGSHVCATIQRLQMDGTAVMNFALSRVPQTVKALLEATGSSPAALDLLVLHQANEFMLNYLRRMIGVAAEKMPVDIDGVGNTSSTSIPIVLSRHAAIGTPQAEHVVLCGFGAGLSWGALKADLRQTIAVAPCEVPEKTALADSPAQAAGERLQA, from the coding sequence ATGAGCCTGCTGACCATTGAAGGTGTCGCGATTCGTGCGGTCACGGCGGCGCTGCCTGAGCGCCGTGTCACTGAAGAGGACTTCGCCGAACTGTTCGGCGCCAAGGAAGTCGCGCGCATCGCCAAAAGCACCGGCATTCAGTCGATCCGCGAAACCAGAACCCTGCACACCTCCGACCTGATCATCGCCGCGTGCCGCAACCTGCTCGACCAAGGGCATGCTGTGGCAGCGGACATCGATGGCCTGATCGTGGTGACCCAGACCCCGGATTCATGGGTGCCGGGCGTCGGCTTCGTGGTGCAGCAGGCTCTCGGCCTGCCGCAGCATTGCCTGGTGCTGAATGTCGCCGCTGGCTGCTCCGGCTACATCAGTGCGCTGGTGCAAGCGGGGGCGCTGATTTCGTCCGGCGCCTGCAAGAAGATCCTGCTGTGTACCGGTGACGTGACCACGCGGATCCTCGACGAGCGCGACCGCCACGTGAAAATGCTCTTTGGCGACGCCGCTTCGGCGACCTTGCTGGAACCGGGTGCAGGCAAGTTCGAGTTCATCTGCGGCGCCGACGGCAGCGGCGGTGCGGCGCTGCAGTCCGACATCGCCTATGCCCGGGAAGAGGGCAGTCACGTCTGCGCGACCATTCAGCGTTTGCAGATGGATGGCACGGCGGTGATGAATTTTGCCCTGAGCCGGGTCCCGCAGACCGTCAAGGCTTTGCTTGAAGCCACGGGGTCAAGTCCTGCTGCGCTGGACTTGCTGGTACTGCACCAGGCGAACGAGTTCATGCTCAATTACCTGCGACGGATGATTGGCGTGGCAGCGGAAAAGATGCCGGTCGACATCGATGGCGTCGGCAACACCAGTTCGACCTCGATTCCGATCGTGCTGTCGCGCCATGCTGCGATCGGTACACCGCAGGCCGAGCACGTTGTGCTGTGCGGTTTCGGAGCCGGATTGTCGTGGGGCGCGCTGAAGGCTGACCTGCGTCAGACCATCGCTGTGGCACCCTGTGAGGTACCGGAAAAGACCGCTCTGGCGGACTCGCCGGCGCAGGCAGCAGGTGAGCGTCTGCAGGCTTGA